A window from Pseudomonas frederiksbergensis encodes these proteins:
- a CDS encoding PTS transporter subunit EIIB: MFEKMQRAFWKALTPDLVVDEPKVLAQPVSALAPDIVAALGGVDNLKSQQPVALTRVRVELRDVARMDRQALNVAGVPGVMMLDDGVVHLITGLH; the protein is encoded by the coding sequence ATGTTCGAGAAAATGCAGCGGGCGTTCTGGAAAGCATTGACCCCGGACCTGGTGGTGGATGAGCCGAAAGTGCTGGCTCAGCCTGTGTCTGCTCTGGCCCCGGACATCGTCGCCGCACTGGGCGGTGTGGATAACCTCAAGTCGCAGCAGCCTGTGGCGCTGACCCGGGTTCGGGTGGAATTGCGCGATGTGGCGCGGATGGATCGGCAGGCATTGAATGTGGCCGGTGTGCCAGGCGTCATGATGCTGGATGACGGGGTGGTGCACTTGATCACCGGCCTCCATTAA